One region of Rhizoctonia solani chromosome 9, complete sequence genomic DNA includes:
- a CDS encoding ER membrane protein complex subunit 8/9, translated as MSTTEFQLSHKAYTKLIVHAAKYPHAPVNGVLLGKASGDPIVIIDAIPLLHQWTSLSPMMEIGLDLARSHAESTGMKLLGYYQATQRLDDEGLSAVGQKITANLREGFKDAFALVIDSASIASTAAPPLIPYTSSNLTRTSFSPTFTLAESDSVERALTFVRKDSAFNTFGDFDDHLEDVSVDWLRGGIWGDEFKG; from the exons ATGTCCACTACTGAATTCCAGTTATCGCACAAGGCTTATACCAAATTAATCGTTCACGCCGCTAAATACCCTCATGCACCGGTCAATGGAGTTTTATTAGGCAAGGCTAGTGGAGACCCAATCGTGATCATCGATGCAATACCACTCCTTCACCAATGGACGAGCTTGAGTCCAATGATGGAAATCGGACTGGATTTG GCACGCTCTCATGCAGAATCTACAGGGATGAAACTACTAGGATATTACCAGGCTACACAACGCTTAGACGACGAGGGACTGTCTGCCGTAGGTCAAAAGATAACTGCGAACCTACGAGAAGGGTTCAAGGATGCTTTTGCATTAGTG ATTGATTCGGCCTCAATCGCTTCCACTGCCGCCCCACCCCTCATTCCTTACACCTCCTCGAACCTCACACGTACGAGCTTTTCACCAACTTTTACACTAGCCGAGTCGGACTCTGTGGAACGCGCTCTCACTTTTGTCCGTAAAGATTCGGCATTTAACACATTCGGCGATTTTGATGACCACTTGGAGGATGTATCTGTTGACTGGTTGCGCGGAGGTATTTGGGGCGACGAGTTCAAAGGATAA
- a CDS encoding integral membrane family protein, which translates to MAPSIPIVPGVLALLLGAQGIKKRSLSPSGGITAFVVGFLMMSVPLRGFGVSLIVFYLTGSKVTKVGKQIKGKLEEGHEVNGYRSGWQVLSNSFTALVASCLWGALFAPESIHAYLIGPFVYSWSRIDLNMEKFCPIDPYVGGGWSRALVLVVLAHFACCLGDTMASELGILSKTAPRLITTFSVVPPGTNGAMSRTGTLASLVGGVIMGVAMIISLLIESPACRGKIGTLIYTLVLTGALSGVGGSALDSLLGATIQRTEFSGVSNSIITDETKSRSRQAGEVKVISGRDVLTNNQVNVISSIITGVIVGWLA; encoded by the exons ATGGCACCTTCCATTCCAATCGTGCCAGGGGTGCTGGCCTTGTTGCTGGGTGCACAAGGTATTAAAAAACGCTCGCTGTCACCATCAG GTGGAATAACCGCGTTTGTGGTCGGGTTTCTA ATGATGTCCGTGCCGCTTAGAGGATTTGGTGTTTCCCTCATTGTGTTTTATCTGACTGGATCGAAAGTCACCAAAGTCGGCAAACAAATCAAAGGAAAACTCGAAGAGGGACATGAAGTGAATGGATATAGGTCTGGGTGGCAG GTCCTGTCCAATTCGTTTACAGCACTTGTCGCCAGTTGCCTCTGGGGCGCGCTGTTTGCACCTGAATCCATCCACGCATATCTGATTGGCCCATTCGTTTATTCATGGAGCCGGATTGACCTCAATATGGAAAAGTTCTGCCCTATAGATCCGTATGTTGGAGGGGGGTGGAGTCGGGCATTGGTACTAGTGGTTCTAGC TCACTTTGCTTGCTGCTTGGGCGACACTATGGCATCTGAGCTCGGAATTTTGTCCAAAACAGCCCCTCGCCTAATCACCACATTTTCCGTGGTCCCTCCTGGAACTAACGGGGCAATGTCGCGTACTGGGACATTGGCCTCATTGGTTGGTGGGGTGATAATGGGTGTGGCTATGATTATCAGCCTCCTTATTGAGAGTCCGGCGTGTAGGGGTAAAATTGGTACTCTCATCTATACCCTTGTCCTGACTGGCGCTCTCAGTGGGGTTGGAGGATCAGCG CTTGATTCGCTACTCGGAGCCACAATCCAGCGCACTGAGTTCTCTGGAGTGTCGAACAGCATCATTACGGATGAAACCAAGTCCAGATCTCGTCAGGCCGGCGAGGTGAAAGTGATATCTGGCCGAGACGTCTTGACCAATAACCAG GTTAATGTGATTAGTTCAATTATTACTGGTGTGATTGTAGGATGGCTGGCTTGA
- a CDS encoding alpha/beta hydrolase family protein, translated as MAMARGYSEKAKLIWSVPPEYVIPPNPDPNDPKLPKPPSGTHRHYLSTPAGHLEVLYALPNHKTIDSPAEESWKSPVLFLHGGFGSANCYSNFLPRFAERGHPVYSLSLRGHGRSWRPSYWALYFTPKQVLADDVAAGLKFIRERHPNAGPTTLVGHSSGGGLSQHVIDSGKGEGVGKLVVLAGIPSFGGQVLFNHGFLTNTLIRLHLIDGEFISTGLSLILGSLSAFYGRLTWVIGSLYHPRSPLSSTRLVHRAFFSPTYPIGKVQEFEAEMSPFESMSWPSGMMFPFVSRKRLLSKLTKLNARAPLLTIGGAQDKLVSVPIMRRLAHLYAATSVGIHAAGHAVTEKKFRFKDVSSKQDGFVPGVTRTENEREKEQGKIWFAEIKAPGAGHNLMRDDGWERCANVIEAFLDEEL; from the exons ATGGCTATGGCTCGAGGGTACAGCGAAAAGGCCAAACTAATCTGGAGTGTCCCCCCCGAATACGTGATACCCCCGAATCCCGATCCAAACGATCCAAAACTACCCAAACCTCCGTCTGGTACTCATCGTCACTATTTGTCAACTCCAGCCGGTCATCTCGAAGTTCTCTACGCTTTGCCCAACCACAAGACAATCGATTCTCCTGCGGAAGAGTCCTGGAAATCGCCTGTCCTTTTTCTTCATGGCGGATTCGGTTCAGCCAATTGCTATTCGAACTTTCTCCC GCGGTTTGCAGAGCGCGGCCATCCAGTCTACTCGCTGTCGCTTCGCGGTCACGGGAGATCATGGCGTCCATCATATTGGGCGTTATACTTTACGCCCAAGCAGGTCCTGGCAGACGATGTTGCCGCGGGCCTCAAGTTTATACGCGAACGACATCCTAATGCGGGTCCTACTACCCTAGTTGGGCATTCTTCGGGCGGAGGACTGTCTCAGCATGTTATTGACAGTGGCAAAGGGGAAGGGGTGGGAAAATTGGTAGTATTGGCCGGAATTCCCAGTTTTGGCGGGCAAGTCTTGTTCAACCATGGCTTTTTAACTAACACGTTGATTCGTCTACATCTAATAGATGGAGAGTTTATCTCAACTGGTTTATCCTTGATCCTTGGTTCCCTATCCGCGTTCTATGGGA GGCTAACTTGGGTCATTGGCAGTTTGTATCACCCTCGTTCACCTCTCTCATCGACTCGATTAGTCCACCGCGCGTTCTTTTCACCAACTTACCCGATCGGGAAG GTTCAAGAATTCGAAGCCGAGATGTCACCGTTCGAATCCATGTCATGGCCAAGCGGAATGATGTTCCCGTTCGTCTCTCGAAAACGTCTCCTCTCAAAGCTCACGAAGCTCAATGCCCGAGCCCCACTCCTCACTATAGGTGGAGCTCAGGATAAACTCGTCAGCGTACCTATTATGCGACGTCTGGCCCACTTGTATGCAGCTACTAGCGTTGGAATTCACGCTGCTGGGCACGCGGTGACGGAGAAGAAGTTCAGGTTTAAGGATGTTTCAAGCAAGCAGGATGGATTTGTACCAGGAGTCACTCGGACGGAGAATGAAAGGGAAAAGGAACAGGGGAAGATATGGTTTGCTGAGATAAAAGCACCAGGTGCGGGACACAATCTGATGAGAGACGATGGGTGGGAGAGGTGCGCGAACGTGATTGAAGCATTCTTGGATGAGGAGCTTTGA
- a CDS encoding PAPA-1 domain protein — translation MVHSGNYSQNLRIMMEKPMRKRSNGRGHHVALCQTIITIGGVGKILAEIVLEKNAITQIIGEGGTRGEKKTEQEEYANEERHRGMAPVPRNSLNVSSAQSIVPDRVIPLMIVKQQGTTPERPTSAPTHRRHPLTQTGGMSPINRSPGVRVIGPPAPSDDRKHRDLFAVVMPPLGWRKSVDGAKGKKITTNQDQTDTTPVFNKPPPVPGLAGVAIEALGVTSLGIVNPTQSQPTPVEDSEAMDIDEPSTENSTPAPGASAIPTGSSSNAEMTPPVRSIRLKLKVKDTKAPSPPPERPTGRGRVGAGVVVEEAEEDGGEEEEAEKSEESPAEEHDSPESDASSAMGEDEFPRPAFEDASEQPEEGDTMIDANGDEDADEDGDIDADGEVDIDPDVPIDSDEDAGSLLDMDMPDQTIPDSDGDPDMSMMSVSSKRLTARQAALIAGGSDAKHVMLPEATGRKAQKTEAEIALRRSETARKRKHQDAQRLEDEKTETINRLLKKQSVRARNKKALDTPVNEAVAPGEEPAVTAVVDNRPRVPCYRWVSSARDASPTLSFSVPENMADFPHEPNASLLAASAQPVIRPVATCAVSGCTAQRKYRLSGAPNFETGACGMDHLKLLKTQTV, via the exons ATGGTACACTCGGGTAATTACTCCCAGAATCTCAGAATAATGATGGAAAAGCCGATGCGGAAAAGATCGAATGGCCGAGGCCACCACGTTGCTCTTTGTCAAACGATAATTACAATCGGTGGTGTCGGAAAGATCCTGGCGGAGATAGTCTTAGAGAAGAATGCGATTACACAAATCATTGGGGAGGGGGGAACGAGGGGCGAGAAAAAGACGGAGCAGGAGGAATACGCCAACGAGGAGCGACACAGAGGTATGGCCCCAGTACCACGAAATTCCCTCAACGTTTCCTCAGCGCAAAGCATTGTACCTGACAGGGTCATTCCATTGATGATCGTCAAGCAGCAAGGCACTACACCCGAACGACCGACCTCCGCACCCACACATCGCCGGCACCCATTAACACAG ACCGGCGGCATGTCACCGATCAATCGCAGTCCTGGTGTTAGAGTAATTGG TCCGCCTGCACCGAGCGACGACCGCAAGCACCGGGATTTATTTGCAGTTGTAATGCCTCCTCTCGGCTGGCGTAAGTCCGTTGATGGCGCCAAAGGCAAGAAGATCACAACCAACCAGGATCAAACGGATACCACACCAGTGTTCAACAAACCACCTCCAGTCCCTGGACTTGCTGGCGTCGCAATTGAAGCCCTGGGTGTCACATCTTTAGGAATAGTCAATCCAACACAGA GTCAACCCACGCCTGTCGAAGATAGCGAAGCTATGGACATTGACGAGCCGTCTACCGAAAACTCTACGCCTGCCCCTGGAGCCTCTGCTATCCCGACTGGCTCATCAAGCAACGCGGAGATGACACCACCGGTCCGGTCTATTAGGCTTAAACTAAAAGTAAAAGATACGAAAGCACCAAGTCCACCTCCTGAGCGCCCTACTGGTCGAGGTCGGGTCGGGGCCGGGGTCGTGGTGGAAGAGGCAGAGGAGGACGGgggcgaggaggaagaggcagAAAAATCG GAAGAGTCTCCAGCGGAGGAACACGACTCTCCTGAAAGTGATGCGAGCTCTGCAATGGGCGAAGACGAGTTTCCGAGGCCAGCTTTTGAGGATGCATCTGAACAGCCCGAGGAAGGGGACACAATGATCGATGCAAACGGCGACGAAGATGCGGACGAGGATGGAGATATCGATGCGGACGGAGAGGTTGACATAGACCCAGATGTGCCGATTGACTCGGATGAAGACGCCGGGTCGTTATTGGACATGGATATGCCTGACCAGACGATTCCAGACTCGGACGGAGATCCAGACATGAGCATGATGTCCGTGTCGTCTAAACGTCTAACTGCtagacaggcagcgttaatTGCGGGAGGCAGCGATGCAAAGCATGTTATGTTGC CCGAAGCCACAGGAAGAAAGGCTCAGAAGACTGAAGCCGAAATTGCCTTGCGGAGAAGTGAGACGGCTCGAAAACGAAAACACCAGGACGCGCAGCGGCTTGAAGATGAAAAG ACAGAAACGATAAACCGGTTGCTCAAGAAGCAATCCGTCAGAGCCCGCAATAAGAAGGCCTTGGATACCCCGGTGAATGAAGCTGTGGCTCCAGGAGAGGAACCCGCTGTAACCGCTGTTGTGGATAACCGGCCTCGAGTTCCGTGTTACCGTTGGGTGAGCTCGGCACGGGACGCATCGCCCACATTATCTTTCTCAGTACCAGAAAACATGGCCGATTTCCCGCACGAGCCCAATGCAAGCCTGCTCGCAGCGTCGGCCCAACCCGTCATCCGTCCAGTTGCCACATGCGCTGTGTCCGGCTGTACTGCTCAACGAAAGTATCGCCTGTCTGGCGCCCCAAATTTTGAAACTGGAGCATGTGGAATGGATCATCTAAAATTACTCAAGACCCAGACCGTTTGA
- a CDS encoding chromatin modification-related protein, whose product MSNPVTYVIGERVLCYHGPLIYEAKILKIDNAPEGNPHPKTGCTGTHYLVHYKGWKQSWDEWVLPSRLLKWNDTNLTIQKNLVSQTKQAGPGAGGSSKAIGASSGGMAAGGRGAARKEGRKRGREEDEATKKPEMKLEIPDVLKVQLVDDWEAVTKSNRLVPLPRTPNVQEILIGFKDWLPNVMPSTKQRMLATVLPVIVAGLQLYFDKSVGANLLYRFERAQYMELRRRYVAGPQVMAGEPKDLSTIYGAEHLLRLIVNLPSMIAQTTMDTESVALLKEYVEYLLQYLVQERERLFLKEYEHASPHYQNISRA is encoded by the exons ATGAGTAACCCCGTAACATACGTTATTGGAGAACGTGTACTTTGCTATCACGGGCCCCTTATTTACGAGGCCAAG ATTCTGAAGATTGACAACGCACCAGAAGGAAATCCGCACCCCAAAACTGGTTGTACCGGTACTCATTACCTTGTACACTACAAAGGGTGGAAGCAATCTTGGGACGAGTGGGTCCTGCCGTCGCGGCTGCTCAAGTGGAACGACACCAATCTCACCATTCAGAAAAACCTGGTTTCTCAAACGAAGCAAGCCGGGCCTGGGGCTGGAGGGAGCAGCAAGGCAATCGGCGCATCCAGTGGTGGAATGGCGGCCGGAGGGAGGGGTGCCGCACGGAAGGAAGGAAGAAAGAGGGGGCGAGAAGAG GATGAAGCCACGAAAAAGCCAGAGATGAAGCTTGAAATACCTGACGTTCTCAAAGTCCAGCTTGTCGATGACTGGGAGGCAGTGACCAAGTCGAATCGACTAGTGCCACTACCACGAACACCTAACGTCCAAGAGATCCTCATAGGTTTCAAGGACTGGCTACCGAATGTAATGCCTAGTACCAAGCAGCGGATGTTAGCAACCGTACTCCCGGTAATCGTGGCAGGCTTGCAACTGTACTTTGACAAATCCGTCG GCGCAAACCTATTATATCGCTTTGAGCGAGCCCAGTATATGGAGTTGAGGAGAAGATATGTTGCTGGGCCACAGGTCATGGCGGGTGAACCCAAGGACCTGAGCACAATATACGGAGCAGAACACCTATTGCGTTTGATTG TCAACCTCCCTTCCATGATTGCTCAAACCACCATGGATACTGAGAGCGTAGCGCTACTCAAAGAATATGTCGAGTACCTACTACAGTACCTCGTCCAAGAACGTGAACGACTATTCCTCAAAGAGTACGAACACGCTAGTCCACACTACCAAAACATCTCTCGAGCATAG
- a CDS encoding carbohydrate-binding module family 19 protein codes for MKSKLLAQTGCGALAYAVAVFGLPQSAGHKMDRLRPRHSASASGSATRTVMVTVSLALRLLLHSEAPIVPTLAQMKHNNIDYRNSCDRIPFGRSPLPLRCFREPPSRLRLFLDHHYQFGATHYLFHVFIHPTYTTDPNFNPITAPAIGGGNAILAQNAAQAQALNRKFRELTFSDSCLDGDEACIGDGPSLCILGIWRRQLCRQPNTRCRAVPRMQTNGTAIGCYTEADLEARFSSTGRSGSAFGE; via the exons ATGAAATCAAAGCTACTGGCTCAGACTGGGTGTGGCGCTTTGGCGTACGCTGTGGCGGTCTTTGGGCTCCCGCAGTCTGCCGGACATAAGATGGATCGGCTGCGACCGAGGCATTCTGCTAGCGCTtcggggagtgcaacaagaacGGTTATGGTTACTGTCAGTTTGGCCCTTCGACTACTGTTACACTCGGAGGCACCAATAGTGCCAACCCTTGCACAGATGAAA CACAATAACATTGACTACCGAAATTCTTGTGACCGTATTCCCTTCGGCCGCTCCCCCCTTCCTCTTCGTTGTTTTCGGGAACCTCCGTCCCGACTACGGCTCTTCCTGGATCATCACTACCAGTTCGGCGCTACCCACTACCTCTTCCACGTCTTCATCCATCCCACCTATACCACTGATCCCAATTTTAATCCTATTACCGCTCCGGCAATTGGAGGAGGTAATGCCATCCTCGCTCAAAATGCTGCTCAAGCCCAAGCACTCAATCGAAAATTCAGAGAGTTGACCTTTAGCGATAGTTGTTTAG ATGGTGACGAAGCATGCATTGGAGACGGTCCATCTCTTTGCATATTGGGTATCT GGAGAAGGCAATTATGCAGGCAGCCCAACACTCGGTGCCGTGCAGTGCCTAGAATGCAAACTAATGGGACT GCCATAGGATGCTACACTGAGGCCGACTTGGAAGCCAGGTTTTCATCGACTGGAAGATCAGGAAGCGCCTTTGGCGAATGA
- a CDS encoding ZIP Zinc/iron transport family protein — translation MNARDSCHALKAIYLAVYQLDFIAHKPHPTFILWIVTSATDMGVILPSEPSAAMLNLSALVYLLGLTIISWCIAHTTQKYPIWRRESWNNMPWPRLCLLLLFLDSWLYLFSTGLLLHGAPPEHNVDRCSIGMLACILLYGASKGLIYLCMIERVHVVWSDGMPRWRSPIYRFCFALLLPLGVIAGVMILQKTAFVYNGYCILGISRFSSLLLLSYDFCTNIFLTLMFVGPLIRSSIRSTWLRAIAVRTTVAAFIALISSGTNVLVLYVLDGKEMIWVCLGACGIDVIVNCIALFWAMTGPGASQPAHNQSLRFPPSPMGHNPWLNNCNNCGASEMKSFNRKSIGYPTTFTHEYPHPPEDFLSQGMTVVSSVCIPAIEEPEPALRSPRHITQFGLHPWESRSSFPPVEPSGNPQRTAPSLRGELVQENAKDAEIYGSEFDRINRTTPVVNSVVYVPGVQLALRSTTRLPLQYSTRAPYTTAHLAKNIGIIESEIMTVTIQTTPIITLQNVSTEGEEAWAIESDETPRRVVSLSLIHNEQTAATFPTIAKRSSYLQTPRVVFFIGKHFGTGVILATAFIHLLKDAFENMSKAHVNSRWGKYESWPGPLPWRSNLFSASNLVYSPSLGDERNRGVPALTIIVPQIESPCPLLPTLPILLAGLFALATPAGMLVGILLRTAPRDAYLVRGLASAVSAGLLIYASCVELLAGDFVAEPKMRKAGLKRQAAALGSLLAGAAGMAIIGIWS, via the exons ATGAACGCGCGGGACAGTTGTCATGCTCTCAAGGCTATATATTTGGCGGTGTATCAACTTGACTTTATTGCTCATAAGCCCCACCCCACTTTCATTCTGTGG ATCGTTACCTCCGCAACCGACATGGGAGTCATCCTTCCTTCAGAACCGAGCGCGGCAATGCTCAATCTCTCCGCCCTCGTCTACCTACTCGGGCTCACAATCATCTCATGGTGTATAGCGCATACAACTCAAAAATACCCGATATGGCGGAGAGAATCCTGGAACAATATGCCATGGCCACGGTTATGCCTGTTGTTACTGTTTCTTGACTCGTGGTTGTACCTCTTCAGCA CTGGTCTTCTACTGCATGGAGCACCACCTGAACACAACGTAGACAGGTGCTCAATCGGCATGCTTGCATGCATTCTGCTTTACGGTGCCAGCAAGGGTCTGATATACCTTTGCATGATCGAAAGG GTACATGTCGTTTGGAGTGATGGGATGCCAAGATGGCGTTCGCCCATCTACCGATTTTGTTTTGCACTTCTACTACCG CTTGGCGTGATTGCAGGGGTTATGATCCTTCAAAAGACTGCCTTTGTGTATAACGGATATTGTATTCTGGGCATCAGCCGATTTTC TTCGCTCCTTCTGCTTTCTTATGATTTTTGTACAAAT ATATTCCTGACTTTGATGTTCGTTGGACCCCTTATACGATCAAGCATCCGGAGCACTTGGTTGCGTGCTATCGCCGTCAGAACTACGGT TGCCGCATTCATAGCCCTCATCAGTTCCGGCACCAACGTTTTGGTGTTATATGTTTTAGATGGCAAAGAGATGATCTGGGTATGCTTGGGAGCATGCGGAATTGAT GTGATTGTCAACTGTATCGCCTTATTTTGGGCTATGACTGGTCCAGGTGCATCTCAGCCTGCACACAATCAATCCCTTCGTTTCCCACCCTCTCCTATGGGTCACAATCCATGGCTCAACAACTGCAATAATTGCGGTGCCTCCGAGATGAAATCTTTTAACCGAAAGTCAATAGGTTACCCAACAACCTTTACGCATGAATATCCTCATCCACCCGAAGACTTTCTATCTCAAGGCATGACCGTTGTGTCTTCGGTGTGCATACCAGCGATCGAGGAGCCTGAGCCCGCTCTTCGCAGTCCACGCCACATAACCCAATTTGGACTCCACCCTTGGGAAAGTCGATCTTCTTTCCCTCCTGTTGAGCCATCCGGTAAT CCACAGCGAACAGCTCCATCGCTAAGAGGGGAGTTGGTCCAAGAAAACGCTAAAGATGCCGAAATATATGGTTCAGAGTTTGACAGAATAAA CCGCACCACACCAGTCGTGAACAGTGTCGTATATGTGCCAGGGGTCCAGCTGGCGCTTCGATCCACCACCCGCTTGCCGCTGCAATACTCCACTAGAGCGCCCTATACGACGGCGCACCTTGCTAAAAATATTGGTATTATAGAATCAGAAATTATGACTGTCACGATTCAAACGACACCAATCATAACGCTTCAAAATGTCAGCACAGAAGGCGAGGAAGCCTGGGCGATAGAGTCGGATGAGACTCCTCGGCGAGTGGTGTCGCTGT CGCTTATTCACAACGAGCAAACAGCCGCTACGTTTCCTACCATCGCCAAACGTTCTTCATATCTCCAAACCCCACGTGTAGTATTCTTTATTGGGAAGCACTTTGGCACAG GGGTCATACTTGCGACAGCTTTTATTCACCTTCTCAAGGATGCATTCGAGAACATGTCCAAAGCGCATGTCAACTCCCGCTGGGGTAAATATGAGAGTTGGCCGGG GCCTCTCCCTTGGCGTTCGAATCTCTTCTCTGCGTCCAACCTTGTTTACTCCCCATCACTCGGCGACGAACGGAACCGAGGCGTCCCCGCTCTTACCATCATCGTCCCACAGATCGAAAGCCCATGCCCACTCCTTCCAACTCTTCCGATACTCCTGGCCGGCTTATTCGCATTAGCCACGCCCGCTGGAATGCTAGTTGGAATCCTCCTACGTACCGCTCCCCGGGATGCGTACCTCGTGCGAGGGCTGGCGAGCGCGGTATCGGCGGGTCTATTGATTTATGCTTCGTGTGTCGAGCTCCTCGCGGGTGACTTTGTTGCTGAGCCGAAAATGCGCAAAGCCGGGCTCAAGAGGCAAGCCGCTGCCCTGGGGAGTTTACTggctggagcggctggtaTGGCAATCATCGGAATTTGGTCTTGA
- a CDS encoding Mago nashi protein, which yields MSGAKDDFYLRYYTGHSGRHGHEFLEFEYSNGRLRYANNSNYRNDSLIRKEMWVGPLLVKELKRIVESSEIIKEDDANWPKKNIVGKQELEIKLGNDHISFETAKIGSLVDVQESEDPEGLRVFYYLVQDLRCLIFSLISLHFKIKPI from the exons ATGTCTGGAGCAAAGGATGATTTCTACCTTCG TTACTA TACCGGACATTCAGGTAGACATGGACATGAATTCTTGGAATTCGAATATTCGAACGGCCGTCTCCGTTATGCAAACAACTCTAACTACCGTAACGACAGCTTGATCCGTAAAGAGA TGTGGGTTGGTCCTCTCCTGGTCAAGGAGTTGAAGCGAATTGTCGAATCTTCTGAGATCATCAA GGAAGATGATGCCAACTGGCCTAAGAAAAACATTGTCGGAAAACAGGAACTCGAGATCAAGTTGGGTAACGATCACATTTCATTCGAG ACTGCGAAGATTGGGTCCCTGGTTGACGTACAAGAGAGCGAAGACCCAGAAGGCCTACGCGTGTTCTATTATCTCGTACAAGACCTCCGA TGCCTAATCTTTTCGCTCATCTCTCTTCACTTCAAGATTAAGCCTATATAG
- a CDS encoding alpha/beta hydrolase family protein produces the protein MAARYDVRSKLVRTVPSEYIISPNPDPNDPKLPTPPIGTCRHYLSTPAGHLEILYALPGHATIDSSVEESWKAPVLFLHGGFGSANCYSNFLPWFAERGRPAYSLSDVFAEDVIAALKFIRKRHANVGPITLVGHSAGGGLAQYIVGNGRAEGVRKLVVLAGIPSFGAWRIYLNWLILDPWFLVRALWDLYHPRTALSSTKLVHRAFFSPNYPIKKVQAFEAEMAPFESMSWPMGMMFPFVSPMRVLNNLGIHGSKTPLLTIAGAQDTLVSVPIMRRLAHLYAATSIGIYGSITKTKRKLEFADVSNIQDGFVSGITQTDENNGKVWFAEIKSPGAGHNLMRDDGWEKCARVIDVFLDE, from the exons ATGGCGGCTCGCTATGATGTGAGGTCCAAGCTTGTCCGCACTGTACCCTCTGAGTACATAATATCCCCGAATCCTGACCCAAACGACCCCAAGTTACCCACGCCTCCTATCGGCACTTGCCGACATTACTTGTCAACTCCGGCTGGTCACCTCGAGATACTTTACGCTTTGCCCGGCCATGCGACAATCGATTCATCAGTTGAAGAGTCATGGAAGGCACCCGTTCTCTTCCTACACGGTGGATTCGGTTCAGCCAACTGCTACTCCAACTTCCTCCC GTGGTTTGCGGAACGTGGTCGACCAGCCTATTCACTGTCA GATGTCTTTGCCGAAGATGTTATTGCGGCCCTCAAATTCATACGCAAACGACATGCCAATGTAGGCCCTATTACCTTGGTTGGACATTCAGCTGGTGGAGGATTAGCGCAGTATATAGTTGGTAATGGTAGGGCAGAGGGAGTTAGAAAGCTGGTTGTTTTGGCGGGGATTCCCAGCTTCGGAGC ATGGAGAATATACCTAAATTGGCTTATACTTGATCCGTGGTTCTTGGTTAGAGCATTATGGGA TCTCTACCACCCTCGCACAGCACTCTCTTCCACTAAACTCGTTCACCGCGCGTTCTTTTCGCCAAACTACCCAATCAAGAAG GTCCAGGCGTTTGAAGCTGAGATGGCCCCATTTGAATCCATGTCATGGCCTATGGGAATGATGTTCCCATTTGTCTCGCCCATGCGGGTCCTCAACAATCTTGGCATCCACGGCTCAAAGACTCCACTTCTTACCATTGCCGGAGCACAAGACACCCTCGTCAGTGTACCTATCATGCGGCGTCTAGCTCACTTGTATGCGGCTACCAGTATTGGAATATATGGCAGCATAACCAAAACCAAGAGGAAACTCGAGTTTGCAGATGTATCGAATATACAGGATGGATTCGTATCCGGGATTACCCAGACAGACGAAAATAACGGGAAAGTATGGTTCGCTGAAATCAAATCGCCAGGAGCGGGGCATAACTTGATGAGAGATGATGGGTGGGAGAAGTGTGCGAGGGTAATTGATGTGTTCTTGGACGAGTGA